In Uranotaenia lowii strain MFRU-FL chromosome 2, ASM2978415v1, whole genome shotgun sequence, one genomic interval encodes:
- the LOC129749934 gene encoding uncharacterized protein LOC129749934, translating to MGRAQHCTEVQRAIIRNLYKAGKSQREIADYLRRSKTFVFNALHSTGKRELTGRPRKTTPKDDSAIKWASQKDPFKSFKQIRDELNLSVSSRTAQRRLTEKGLGGKSPRKVSMLTPKHLKARLKYAKDHFDWVGPEKERLWRNVLW from the coding sequence atgggtcgggcacagcactgcacggaggtccagcgagcgatcattcggaatctgtacaaggctggcaaaagccaacgcgagattgcTGACTACTTAAgaaggtcgaaaactttcgtttttaacgcgcttcacagcaccggcaaacgagaactgaccggccgcccccgcaaaacgacgccgaaggacgattcggcaatcaagTGGGCCTCGCAAAAGGACCCTTTCAAATCGTTcaagcagatcagagacgagctgaacttatctgtgagttcccggacggCTCAGCGACGGTTGACGGAGAAGGGACTGGGAGGCAAAAGTCCCCGGAAGGTGTcgatgctgacgccgaagcacttgaaggctcggctgaagtatgcgaaggaccacttcgattgggtcggtccggaaaaggagagactatggagaaatgtgctATGGTAg